The Halomonas sp. HAL1 genome segment TCGTCTGGGAAGTAGTTGCCAGCAATTCTGTTAACGAAGAGAGCACTAGGTCAGGGTGACTCTCTTCGATTGGCTCGCCGTGGTTGTAGCCGTACGGTAACGCTACGGTAGTAAAGCCTGCCGCTTTACCAGCAGCAATATCATGCCGGGAATCACCCACCATCACACACTCAGCGGCTGGAATCTGGCACGTGCGGGCAGCATGCAGCAGCGGCAATGGATGAGGCTTTTTTTCAGCCAGTGAATCACCGCCCACCCAGAGTGTAAAATAGTCCAACAGTTCAAAGTGCTGTAAGAGCGGCTCAATAAAACGCTCAGGCTTATTGGTAATTAGCACCAGTGTCATTCCTTGCTGGTGCAGCCCCTGAAGCGCTTGCTGAACGCCCGAATAGAGCGTTGTGAGAACATGGGGCGCGGCGCCATAGTAATCCATAAAAGTATCATAGCCGCGCTGCTGGAGTGCGGGCGTGGGAGGCGTCTGTAACGCCCAGGTTAGGGCTTTTTCGACTAATACCGGCGCCCCATTACCGACCCAATCACGCACCTCTGCTTCGCTTGGCTGGCGTAGATCAAGCGCCTTTAGAGCATGCGCCACCGCGGCGGCAAGATCAGGTACCGAATCAATCAACGTGCCATCCAAGTCGAACGCAATCAGCCGCTTACCCTGCAGTGCTGAATGTAGTCCTGAATATCGTTCTGTCAATCGTATGGAATGCACCGTCATTGCCCTCTGCCTCATCGTGTTTAGAAAACTATCTTACCTGTTCAAGGTAAACGTTCGCATTAGTCAGAAGCGTAAGAAGCTTCTATGCTGGAGCTAACTTAGCCAAGGAGATAATGATGGCCATACCCAGGATTGTGATTGTCGGCGGTGGCGCGGGTGGGCTAGCCCTCGCTACGCGGCTAGGGCATACATTAGGCAAGCGTAAACGCGCAGAGATTGTGTTGTTGGATCGTAACACCACCCACGTTTGGAAGCCTTTGCTCCATGAACTGGCGACCGGCGTGCTTAATTCCAGTATGGACGAGGTGGATTATCGCGGACATTCGTCTGCTCACTTCTACCGTTATCAGCGAGGTTCACTGACGGGTGTGGATCGCCAGCAGCAAGTCCTACGTTTAGCCCCCGTTAAAGACGAAGATGGCGCTGAGGTACTGCCTGCCCGCGAGTTAACCTATGACTACTTAGTGATGGCGTTGGGTAGTGTTTCCAATGACTTCGGCACGCCCGGCGTCGCCGAGCACTGCCACTTTATTGATTCGCCCCAGCAGGCCAAAGCGTTTCAGCGCGATATGATCAATACCTTCCTGCGCTATACCGACCCCACCCTGCGCCAGCATACCCAGTTGACTATTGGCATTGTGGGCGGCGGCGCAACAGGGGTAGAGCTTGCCGCCGAGCTATTTGATGCCTCACGTATGCTCAATGCCTATGGCGTAACGGCGATAGATCATCAGCACATTAGCGTACACTTGCTAGAGGCTGCGCCACGCTTACTGCCTGGGCTTTCTGACCGGGTCAGCCAGACCGTTAAAACAGAGCTTGAGAAAATGGGCGTCACCGTTCATACCGATACGGCGATCAAGGAAGCACAAGCGCATCGGCTGATTACCGACAACGGTGAGGAGATCAAGACGGATATTAATGTGTGGGCAGCGGGTATCAAAGCGCCGCCATTTCTAACCGAACTTGGCCTGACGACTAACAAGAAAAATCAGATCGAAGTGAAACGTAGCCTGCAAAGTGTCGACGATGAACGAATATTCGCACTTGGCGACTGCGCCAGTTGCCCGATGGGAGACGAGGGTACCGTGCCGCCTCGCGCTCAAGCGGCGCATCAACAAGCCAAGTTATTAGCCAAAAACCTGGTTAACCAACTGGAAGATAAGCCATTACAGGATTTTCGCTACCGTGATCATGGCTCACTGGTGTCACTGGCGCGCTACGATGCAGTGGGTAATTTGATGCGTAGCGGAGCCTCCAAAGGTCTGTTTTTGGAAGGCTGGCTGGCACGCCAAGCCTATGCTTCGTTATATCGTACGCATCAGCTCTCAATTCATGGGCCGACAAAAACGGGGCTGTCATGGCTGGTGGATAAGCTCAATAAGTATTTAAAACCACGCATGAAATTACACTAAACACCCCGTTAATTTTTGCTTGAAGCGTATTATTACGCCGTCGCCAGCGCCGCCCGCAGTTGTTTGAGTACTGTGTCGTAGCCGTGCGGGTCGCTGGCTTGGTGGGCACTGAAAATAGCGGAGCCTGCTACAAAGGTATCGGCGCCAGCGGCGGCAATCTCAGCAATGTTATCCACTTTTACTCCGCCGTCGATTTCCAAGCGGATATCATAGTGTGATGCATCAATGCGCGCCCGTGCCTCGCGCAGCTTGCTCAGCGTACCAGGAATAAATGACTGGCCACCAAAGCCTGGATTAACGCTCATCAGCAGTACCATATCGACTTTATCCATCACGTAGTCGAGATAGGAGAGCGGCGTTGCGGGATTAAACACTAAACCGGCCTTACAGCCACCATCGCGGATCAACTGCAGCGAACGGTCAACGTGCTCAGAGGCTTCAGGGTGAAAGGTGATATAGCTGGCACCTGCCTCAATAAAGTCGCTGATCATGCGGTCGACTGGCTTGACCATCAAATGCACATCAATGGGCGCCGTTACGCCGTGCTTACGCAGCGCTTTGCACACCATAGGGCCAATCGTGAGGTTAGGTACATAGTGATTATCCATTACATCGAAGTGCACCACATCGGCACCTGCAGCCAGCACGTTATCCACTTCTTCACCCAACCGGGCAAAATCAGCTGATAAAATAGAGGGGGCAATGAGAAAATCATGCGCAGCGGTCATATTCCATTCCTGCTTATTAATCAGTAGACGAGAGTAGCTACCCCCTATGCCTGTGAGCACAGGCTAAAGAGCAAAGCCAAACGTCTATCTTATCAGAGCCGCTTACCAGAACCACGTATCAGCAACGTAAGCGCTGCTAGGTATGTCGTCACAGGTATATTCTTAAATAGAATATAAAACATGATTGTAATTCCACATTGATAGATTTAACCTTACGGCTATTGTGACACTACTTTTTGGCGATCCTTTGCGCTTACTGATTTAAGGAGTTACTTATGACGTTGCCGACAATTTTCCGCCGCAGCCTAATTGCAGTTGCACTGGGCGTCACGGTCAGTGGTACCGCTGCAGCCCAGGAGCGTGAACTGCTCAATTCGTCCTACGATATCGCTCGTGAGCTGTTTGCCGCGATTAACCCTGAGTTTCAGGCGTGGTGGCAGGAAGAGCACGGTGAAGAGATTGCCATTAGCCAGTCTCACGGCGGTTCTTCTGCACAGGCGCGTGCCATCCTGCAGGGCCTACGAGCCGATGTGGTGACCTTTAACCAGGTGACTGACGTACAAGTACTCGCGGATGCTGGGCTGGTAGCAGAAGATTGGCAAGACGCATTTGAGAACAATGCCTCGCCCTACTACTCCACTACCGCTTTCCTGGTGCGTAAAGGCAACCCAAAAGGCATCGAAAGCTGGGACGATCTAGTCCAAGAAGACGTAGAAATGGTCTTCCCTAACCCGAAAACCTCGGGTAATGGCCGCTACACCTACTTAGCTGCCTGGGGCTTTGCCGAGAACGAATTTGATGGCGATGAAGAGCAAATCGAAGAGTTCATGAGCACCTTCTTAGCCAACGTGGCGGTATTTGATACCGGCGGCCGTGGCGCGACGACCAGCTTTATTGAGCGAGAAATTGGCGATGTACTGATTAGCTTCGAGTCTGAAGTTAACAATATTCGTAGCGAGTACGGCAGCGACGATTACGAAGTGATCGTGCCCCCGGTCAGCATCCTGGCCGAGTTCCCCGTTGCCGTTGTCGGCGAAAACGCTGAGCGCAACGGCAACAGCGACTTGGCCCAAAGCTACCTTGAGTACCTCTACACCGAAGAGACTCAGCGCCTGCTGGCAGGCTTTAACTACCGGGTGCATAACGAAGCCGTGGTCGAAGAGTTTGCCGACCAGTTCCCGGAGACCGAATTACTCGAAGTAGACGACGTGTTTGGTAGCTGGGACGAGGTAATGGAGACTCACTTTGGCAGTGGCGGCCGACTCGACCAGTTACAGCGCCGCTAATATTCATACATGAGCCAGCCTGAACTATGAGTCAACTTGCCACTTGGCGAACCGGCAGCACACGCGTGCTGCCGGGTTTTGGCCTTTCTATGGGTATCAGCGTGCTGTTTATCTCGCTGGTGCTGCTCTTACCGATTACCGGCCTGTTCGGCCAGTTAGCGGGGCTTAG includes the following:
- a CDS encoding phosphoglycolate phosphatase: MTVHSIRLTERYSGLHSALQGKRLIAFDLDGTLIDSVPDLAAAVAHALKALDLRQPSEAEVRDWVGNGAPVLVEKALTWALQTPPTPALQQRGYDTFMDYYGAAPHVLTTLYSGVQQALQGLHQQGMTLVLITNKPERFIEPLLQHFELLDYFTLWVGGDSLAEKKPHPLPLLHAARTCQIPAAECVMVGDSRHDIAAGKAAGFTTVALPYGYNHGEPIEESHPDLVLSSLTELLATTSQTTKAIE
- a CDS encoding NAD(P)/FAD-dependent oxidoreductase, coding for MAIPRIVIVGGGAGGLALATRLGHTLGKRKRAEIVLLDRNTTHVWKPLLHELATGVLNSSMDEVDYRGHSSAHFYRYQRGSLTGVDRQQQVLRLAPVKDEDGAEVLPARELTYDYLVMALGSVSNDFGTPGVAEHCHFIDSPQQAKAFQRDMINTFLRYTDPTLRQHTQLTIGIVGGGATGVELAAELFDASRMLNAYGVTAIDHQHISVHLLEAAPRLLPGLSDRVSQTVKTELEKMGVTVHTDTAIKEAQAHRLITDNGEEIKTDINVWAAGIKAPPFLTELGLTTNKKNQIEVKRSLQSVDDERIFALGDCASCPMGDEGTVPPRAQAAHQQAKLLAKNLVNQLEDKPLQDFRYRDHGSLVSLARYDAVGNLMRSGASKGLFLEGWLARQAYASLYRTHQLSIHGPTKTGLSWLVDKLNKYLKPRMKLH
- the rpe gene encoding ribulose-phosphate 3-epimerase, which produces MTAAHDFLIAPSILSADFARLGEEVDNVLAAGADVVHFDVMDNHYVPNLTIGPMVCKALRKHGVTAPIDVHLMVKPVDRMISDFIEAGASYITFHPEASEHVDRSLQLIRDGGCKAGLVFNPATPLSYLDYVMDKVDMVLLMSVNPGFGGQSFIPGTLSKLREARARIDASHYDIRLEIDGGVKVDNIAEIAAAGADTFVAGSAIFSAHQASDPHGYDTVLKQLRAALATA
- the cysP gene encoding thiosulfate ABC transporter substrate-binding protein CysP gives rise to the protein MTLPTIFRRSLIAVALGVTVSGTAAAQERELLNSSYDIARELFAAINPEFQAWWQEEHGEEIAISQSHGGSSAQARAILQGLRADVVTFNQVTDVQVLADAGLVAEDWQDAFENNASPYYSTTAFLVRKGNPKGIESWDDLVQEDVEMVFPNPKTSGNGRYTYLAAWGFAENEFDGDEEQIEEFMSTFLANVAVFDTGGRGATTSFIEREIGDVLISFESEVNNIRSEYGSDDYEVIVPPVSILAEFPVAVVGENAERNGNSDLAQSYLEYLYTEETQRLLAGFNYRVHNEAVVEEFADQFPETELLEVDDVFGSWDEVMETHFGSGGRLDQLQRR